One Anser cygnoides isolate HZ-2024a breed goose chromosome 4, Taihu_goose_T2T_genome, whole genome shotgun sequence genomic region harbors:
- the RPL7L1 gene encoding ribosomal protein uL30-like isoform X2, which produces MRGGGGKMADGEPKRRIPLVPENLLKKRKAYQAIKATQAKQALLDKRKHQKGKQIQFKRLETFLRDSWRKHRDEVRLRRMEQKPGQVAVPKEHKLAFVVRITEIRGVSLRVRRVIELLRLRKIYSGTFVKLSPLTLKMLRIVEPYVAWGYPNLKSVRELILKRGQAIVNKKKVPLTDNMLIEEHLGNFGIICLEDLIHEIYSAGRYFRNVTEFLWPFHLSVARHAARNKVGFLKEMGKPGCRGEGINQLIRQLN; this is translated from the exons atgcgcggcggcggcggcaagATGGCGGACGGCGA GCCGAAGCGGCGGATCCCGCTGGTGCCGGAGAACCtgctgaagaagaggaaggcGTACCAGGCCATCAAGGCCACCCAGGCCAAGCAGGCGCTCCTCGACAAGCGGAAg CACCAGAAGGGGAAACAAATCCAGTTTAAGCGCCTTGAAACTTTTCTTCGAGATTCATGGCGCAAACACCGAGACGAGGTCCGGCTGAGGCGCATGGAGCAGAAACCTGGACAGGTGGCTGTGCCTAAGGAGCACAAACTAGCCTTTGTTGTGCGGATTACAGA GATTAGGGGAGTGAGTTTGAGGGTAAGGAGAGTGATCGAGTTGCTGCGGCTGAGAAAAATTTACAGTGGAACATTTGTTAAACTGTCTCCATTAACGCTGAAGATGCTGCGGATTGTGGAACCTTACGTGGCGTGGGG ATACCCTAACCTGAAGTCTGTACGAGAGCTTATCCTGAAACGGGGCCAAGCAATTGTTAACAAGAAGAAGGTACCTCTGACAGACAATATGCTGATAGAGGAACATTTAG ggaACTTTGGTATTATTTGCCTGGAAGACCTTATTCATGAAATCTATTCAGCTGGGaggtatttcagaaatgtcacGGAGTTTCTATGGCCTTTCCATCTGTCAGTGGCCCGCCATGCTGCACGTAATAAAGTGGGTTTCCTCAAGGAAATGGGTAAGCCTGGCTGCAGAGGTGAAGGAATCAACCAGCTTATACGTCAGCTGAACTAG
- the RPL7L1 gene encoding ribosomal protein uL30-like isoform X1 yields the protein MGNDSSRQKKTSGPKRRIPLVPENLLKKRKAYQAIKATQAKQALLDKRKHQKGKQIQFKRLETFLRDSWRKHRDEVRLRRMEQKPGQVAVPKEHKLAFVVRITEIRGVSLRVRRVIELLRLRKIYSGTFVKLSPLTLKMLRIVEPYVAWGYPNLKSVRELILKRGQAIVNKKKVPLTDNMLIEEHLGNFGIICLEDLIHEIYSAGRYFRNVTEFLWPFHLSVARHAARNKVGFLKEMGKPGCRGEGINQLIRQLN from the exons GCCGAAGCGGCGGATCCCGCTGGTGCCGGAGAACCtgctgaagaagaggaaggcGTACCAGGCCATCAAGGCCACCCAGGCCAAGCAGGCGCTCCTCGACAAGCGGAAg CACCAGAAGGGGAAACAAATCCAGTTTAAGCGCCTTGAAACTTTTCTTCGAGATTCATGGCGCAAACACCGAGACGAGGTCCGGCTGAGGCGCATGGAGCAGAAACCTGGACAGGTGGCTGTGCCTAAGGAGCACAAACTAGCCTTTGTTGTGCGGATTACAGA GATTAGGGGAGTGAGTTTGAGGGTAAGGAGAGTGATCGAGTTGCTGCGGCTGAGAAAAATTTACAGTGGAACATTTGTTAAACTGTCTCCATTAACGCTGAAGATGCTGCGGATTGTGGAACCTTACGTGGCGTGGGG ATACCCTAACCTGAAGTCTGTACGAGAGCTTATCCTGAAACGGGGCCAAGCAATTGTTAACAAGAAGAAGGTACCTCTGACAGACAATATGCTGATAGAGGAACATTTAG ggaACTTTGGTATTATTTGCCTGGAAGACCTTATTCATGAAATCTATTCAGCTGGGaggtatttcagaaatgtcacGGAGTTTCTATGGCCTTTCCATCTGTCAGTGGCCCGCCATGCTGCACGTAATAAAGTGGGTTTCCTCAAGGAAATGGGTAAGCCTGGCTGCAGAGGTGAAGGAATCAACCAGCTTATACGTCAGCTGAACTAG
- the MAD2L1 gene encoding mitotic spindle assembly checkpoint protein MAD2A: MAKQAVRDQQGITLRGSAEIVAEFFSYGINSILYQRGIYPPETFTRVQKYGLTLLVTTDPELKNYLNNVVEQMKEWLCKCLVQRLVVVISSIESNEVLERWQFDIECDKTAKDESVPREKSQKAIQDEIRSVIRQITATVTFLPLLETACAFDLLIYTDKDLAVPEKWEESGPQFIANSEEVRLRSFTTTIHKVNSMVAYKKDSFP; this comes from the exons ATGGCCAAGCAGGCGGTGCGGGACCAGCAGGGCATCACCCTGCGGGGCAGCGCCGAGATCGTCGCCGAGTTCTTCT CCTATGGGATCAACAGCATCCTGTACCAGCGGGGCATCTACCCCCCCGAGACCTTCACCCGCGTCCAGAAGTACGGGCTCACCCTGCTGGTCACCACCGACCCCGAGCTGAAGAACTACCTCAACAACGTGGTGGAGCAGATGAAAG AGTGGCTCTGCAAGTGCCTGGTGCAGCGCCTGGTGGTGGTCATCTCCAGCATCGAAAGCAACGAGGTTCTGGAGCGGTGGCAGTTCGACATAGAGTGCGACAAAACTGCCAAGGACGAGAG TGTGCCCCgagaaaaatctcagaaagCTATTCAGGATGAAATTCGGTCTGTTATCAGACAAATAACTGCCACAGTAACTTTTCTGCCTCTGTTGGAAACTGCCT GTGCCTTTGACTTGCTGATTTACACTGATAAAGATTTGGCTGTGCCAGAAAAGTGGGAAGAGTCAGGACCACAATTCATTGCCAATTCAGAAGAGGTTCGCCTTCGTTCCTTCACTACCACGATCCACAAAGTAAATAGTATGGTAGCTTACAAAAAGGATTCCTTTCCCTGA